A DNA window from Phragmites australis chromosome 11, lpPhrAust1.1, whole genome shotgun sequence contains the following coding sequences:
- the LOC133883868 gene encoding stem 28 kDa glycoprotein-like, translating to MAVAKLLAAVLLALAASCGAWEVKLAIEDDVPLIHMLRPLLGSGGHLGRRGRVPCDSWRFAVETNTLRGWRTIPARCEKYVGNYMLGGHYRSDSRAVVDEAVAYAEGLNLTGEGKEVWVFDVDETTLSNLPYYAEHGFGAEPYNSTLFGQYVKEANAPALPESLRLYKRLQSLGIKPVILTGRREDKREATAKNLELAGYVGYEKLLLKPVDARVPSMEFKSGERKKLEDAGYVIVGNIGDQWTDILGAPEGGRTFKLPDPMYYVG from the exons ATGGCAGTGGCTAAActcctcgccgccgtcctcctcgCCCTCGCGGCTAGCTGCGGCGCGTGGGAGGTGAAGCTCGCGATCGAGGACGACGTGCCGTTGATCCACATGCTGCGGCCGCTGCTGGGGTCCGGCGGCCACCTGGGCCGGCGCGGCCGCGTGCCGTGCGACAGCTGGCGGTTCGCCGTGGAGACCAACACCCTGCGCGGCTGGCGGACGATCCCGGCGCGCTGCGAGAAGTACGTCGGCAACTACATGCTGGGCGGGCACTACCGGAGCGACTCACGGGCCGTCGTGGACGAGGCCGTCGCCTACGCCGAGGGCCTGAACCTCACCGGCGAGGGCAAGGAGGTGTGGGTGTTCGACGTCGACGAGACCACCCTGTCCAACCTCCCCTACTACGCCGAGCACGGCTTCGG GGCGGAGCCGTACAACTCGACGCTGTTCGGACAGTACGTGAAGGAGGCGAACGCGCCGGCGCTGCCGGAGTCGCTGCGGCTGTACAAGAGGCTGCAGTCTCTTGGCATCAAGCCGGTGATCCTGACGGGGCGGCGCGAGGACAAGCGGGAGGCCACGGCGAAGAACCTCGAGCTCGCGGGCTACGTCGGCTACGAGAAGCTCCTGCTCAA GCCGGTGGACGCGCGGGTGCCGTCGATGGAGTTCAAGTCCGGCGAGCGGAAGAAGCTGGAGGACGCCGGGTACGTCATTGTCGGCAACATCGGCGATCAGTGGACGGACATCCTCGGCGCGCCGGAGGGCGGCCGCACATTCAAGCTGCCCGACCCCATGTACTACGTCGGCTAG